The Megalobrama amblycephala isolate DHTTF-2021 linkage group LG20, ASM1881202v1, whole genome shotgun sequence genome includes a window with the following:
- the baiap2b gene encoding brain-specific angiogenesis inhibitor 1-associated protein 2 isoform X1 has protein sequence MVLTQASKMSRTDEVHRITENVYKSIMEQFNPCLRNFVAMGKTYEKALSSVTFAAKGYFDALVRMGELASESHGSKDLEEAAWDVLFQMAEVHRQIQMQLEDMLKSFHNELLTELEKKVELDVRYLNAALKKYQMEHKSKGESLEKCQAELKKLRRKSQGSKNPSKYGDKEMQYVETISSKQNELDNYIAESYKNALSEERRRYCFLVDRQCAVAKSSTTYHNKGRDLLTQKIPLWQQACADPNKLPERAMLLAQQMGSGAAGTLGHHTSKSNLIISDPIPGAKPLPVPPELAALMGSQQSRMMGADSLPIVNGSGVHGGEDYQHWMDTRAAHEKSSLQSHRHGGETFSNTLPVRKVAPVKPKNTLAETQTLPRSSSMAAGLERNGRTRVQALFSHAAGDNSTLLSFMEGDIITLLVPEARDGWHYGENEKNRMRGWFPFSYTRVIPEPDSNKLHVSLQQSRSSSTGNLLEREMALPTPDYGMPTRFLAQQQSTSHSRQRPYSVAVPGLSQQRLEEYESRFQTSAEVKLISTV, from the exons TCCATCATGGAGCAGTTCAACCCTTGCTTGAGGAACTTTGTTGCCATGGGGAAGACTTACGAGAAGGCCCTCTCCA GTGTGACATTTGCAGCAAAAGGCTACTTCGACGCACTGGTGCGGATGGGAGAGCTGGCCAGCGAGAGTCACGGCTCTAAGGATCTTG AAGAGGCAGCAT ggGATGTGCTGTTTCAGATGGCAGAGGTTCACAGACAGATTCAAATGCAGCTAGAGGACATG CTGAAATCTTTCCACAATGAACTACTCACAGAACTGGAGAAAAAAGTGGAATTGGATGTTCGCTACTTAAAC GCAGCTCTGAAGAAATATCAGatggaacacaaaagtaaagGAGAGAGTCTGGAGAAGTGCCAGGCCGAACTGAAGAAACTACGCAGGAAGAGTCAGGGCAGCAAGAACCCCTCCAAATATGGAGACAAGGAGATGCAG TACGTCGAGACCATCAGCAGCAAACAAAATGAGCTGGATAACTACATCGCTGAGAGCTACAAGAACGCCCTGTCTGAAGAGAGACGGAGGTATTGCTTCCTTGTTGACCGTCAATGTGCAGTGGCCAAATCGAGCACCACCTACCACAACAAG ggCAGAGACTTGCTAACGCAGAAGATCCCATTGTGGCAACAAGCATGTGCCGACCCAAATAAACTCCCAGAGCGGGCGATGCTTCTGGCCCAGCAGATGGGCTCAGGAGCAGCGGGGACGCTGGGACACCACACCTCTAAATCTAACCTGATCATCTCAGACCCCATCCCTGGGGCCAAGCCGCTTCCTGTGCCACCTGAGCTGGCAGCTCTCATGGGGAGCCAACAGTCG AGGATGATGGGAGCAGATAGTTTGCCCATAGTGAATGGCTCAGGGGTCCATGGAGGAGAAGATTACCAACACTGGATGGATACCAGAGCCGCACACGAGAAATCGTCCCTGCAGTCTCACAGACACGGTGGAGAGACCTTCTCCAATACCCTACCTGTCCGCAAGGTTGCTCCTGTAAAGCCCAAAAACACTCTGG CAGAGACACAGACCCTGCCCAGGTCAAGCTCGATGGCAGCCGGGCTGGAGAGAAATGGCCGGACACGCGTTCAGGCCCTCTTCTCCCATGCCGCCGGGGACAACAGCACTCTCCTCAGCTTTATGGAAGGAGACATCATCACACTGTTGGTGCCTGAAGCCCGAGACGGCTGGCATTACGGTGAAAACGAGAAGAACAGAAT GAGAGGCTGGTTCCCGTTTTCTTACACCCGTGTGATTCCCGAACCTGACAGCAATAAACTCCACGTCAG TTTGCAGCAAAGCAGGAGCAGCAGTACAGGAAATCTTCTGGAGAGAGAGATGGCATTGCCAACACCTGATTACGGCATGCCCACACGCTTCCTCGCCCAGCAGCAGAGCACATCACACAGCCGACAGAGACCGTACAGCGTGGCGGTGCCAGGACTCTCACAA CAACGGCTTGAGGAGTACGAGTCTCGATTCCAAACAAG TGCGGAGGTCAAATTGATTTCGACAGTGTGa
- the baiap2b gene encoding brain-specific angiogenesis inhibitor 1-associated protein 2 isoform X2, whose product MVLTQASKMSRTDEVHRITENVYKSIMEQFNPCLRNFVAMGKTYEKALSSVTFAAKGYFDALVRMGELASESHGSKDLEEAAWDVLFQMAEVHRQIQMQLEDMLKSFHNELLTELEKKVELDVRYLNAALKKYQMEHKSKGESLEKCQAELKKLRRKSQGSKNPSKYGDKEMQYVETISSKQNELDNYIAESYKNALSEERRRYCFLVDRQCAVAKSSTTYHNKGRDLLTQKIPLWQQACADPNKLPERAMLLAQQMGSGAAGTLGHHTSKSNLIISDPIPGAKPLPVPPELAALMGSQQSRMMGADSLPIVNGSGVHGGEDYQHWMDTRAAHEKSSLQSHRHGGETFSNTLPVRKVAPVKPKNTLETQTLPRSSSMAAGLERNGRTRVQALFSHAAGDNSTLLSFMEGDIITLLVPEARDGWHYGENEKNRMRGWFPFSYTRVIPEPDSNKLHVSLQQSRSSSTGNLLEREMALPTPDYGMPTRFLAQQQSTSHSRQRPYSVAVPGLSQQRLEEYESRFQTSAEVKLISTV is encoded by the exons TCCATCATGGAGCAGTTCAACCCTTGCTTGAGGAACTTTGTTGCCATGGGGAAGACTTACGAGAAGGCCCTCTCCA GTGTGACATTTGCAGCAAAAGGCTACTTCGACGCACTGGTGCGGATGGGAGAGCTGGCCAGCGAGAGTCACGGCTCTAAGGATCTTG AAGAGGCAGCAT ggGATGTGCTGTTTCAGATGGCAGAGGTTCACAGACAGATTCAAATGCAGCTAGAGGACATG CTGAAATCTTTCCACAATGAACTACTCACAGAACTGGAGAAAAAAGTGGAATTGGATGTTCGCTACTTAAAC GCAGCTCTGAAGAAATATCAGatggaacacaaaagtaaagGAGAGAGTCTGGAGAAGTGCCAGGCCGAACTGAAGAAACTACGCAGGAAGAGTCAGGGCAGCAAGAACCCCTCCAAATATGGAGACAAGGAGATGCAG TACGTCGAGACCATCAGCAGCAAACAAAATGAGCTGGATAACTACATCGCTGAGAGCTACAAGAACGCCCTGTCTGAAGAGAGACGGAGGTATTGCTTCCTTGTTGACCGTCAATGTGCAGTGGCCAAATCGAGCACCACCTACCACAACAAG ggCAGAGACTTGCTAACGCAGAAGATCCCATTGTGGCAACAAGCATGTGCCGACCCAAATAAACTCCCAGAGCGGGCGATGCTTCTGGCCCAGCAGATGGGCTCAGGAGCAGCGGGGACGCTGGGACACCACACCTCTAAATCTAACCTGATCATCTCAGACCCCATCCCTGGGGCCAAGCCGCTTCCTGTGCCACCTGAGCTGGCAGCTCTCATGGGGAGCCAACAGTCG AGGATGATGGGAGCAGATAGTTTGCCCATAGTGAATGGCTCAGGGGTCCATGGAGGAGAAGATTACCAACACTGGATGGATACCAGAGCCGCACACGAGAAATCGTCCCTGCAGTCTCACAGACACGGTGGAGAGACCTTCTCCAATACCCTACCTGTCCGCAAGGTTGCTCCTGTAAAGCCCAAAAACACTCTGG AGACACAGACCCTGCCCAGGTCAAGCTCGATGGCAGCCGGGCTGGAGAGAAATGGCCGGACACGCGTTCAGGCCCTCTTCTCCCATGCCGCCGGGGACAACAGCACTCTCCTCAGCTTTATGGAAGGAGACATCATCACACTGTTGGTGCCTGAAGCCCGAGACGGCTGGCATTACGGTGAAAACGAGAAGAACAGAAT GAGAGGCTGGTTCCCGTTTTCTTACACCCGTGTGATTCCCGAACCTGACAGCAATAAACTCCACGTCAG TTTGCAGCAAAGCAGGAGCAGCAGTACAGGAAATCTTCTGGAGAGAGAGATGGCATTGCCAACACCTGATTACGGCATGCCCACACGCTTCCTCGCCCAGCAGCAGAGCACATCACACAGCCGACAGAGACCGTACAGCGTGGCGGTGCCAGGACTCTCACAA CAACGGCTTGAGGAGTACGAGTCTCGATTCCAAACAAG TGCGGAGGTCAAATTGATTTCGACAGTGTGa